The proteins below come from a single Balneolaceae bacterium genomic window:
- the gdhA gene encoding NADP-specific glutamate dehydrogenase, translated as MPERRSKNTKKESFEQVVDSHDNGLPKNTRNSKTSIKQLDTFLSFLERRNPSENEFYEVVKDVMDSVWDLIEKNPAYKNLNIPERITEPERVLIFRVPWTDDEGRVHVNRGYRVEFNSAIGPYKGGLRFHPTVNLDTLKFLGFEQIFKNSLTTLNMGGAKGGSDFDPKGKSDSEVMRFCQSFMTELYRHIGPATDVPAGDIGVGNREIGYLFGQYKRLKNEFSGVLTGKQPAWGGSYLRPEATGYGLVYFVQEMLHTRGTSFKNKRVTISGSGNVAQFAAEKAIEFGAKVVTLSDSSGMIYDANGLNREKLNFIKKLKNEKRGRIKEYAEAFDGVEYHKGKKSWIVECQIALPCATQNEVDEKDVEKLVENGLICLAEGANKPCRPGAIHRLLNEMILYGPGKAANAGGVAVSGMEMGQNGSFTRWSREEVENRLKNIMQNIHEQCVEHGLEETSGYVNYKKGANRAGFIKVADAMIQQGIV; from the coding sequence ATGCCTGAAAGAAGATCCAAAAACACTAAAAAAGAGTCTTTTGAACAAGTGGTTGATAGCCACGACAATGGGCTCCCAAAAAATACCAGGAATAGTAAAACCAGTATTAAACAATTAGATACTTTTTTAAGCTTCTTAGAAAGACGAAATCCTTCTGAAAATGAATTTTATGAAGTAGTAAAAGACGTGATGGATTCAGTATGGGATTTAATAGAAAAGAATCCTGCATATAAAAACTTGAACATTCCTGAGCGCATTACTGAACCAGAACGGGTTCTGATTTTTCGCGTGCCCTGGACGGATGATGAGGGGCGAGTCCACGTAAACCGGGGATATCGTGTAGAGTTTAATTCGGCTATTGGCCCGTACAAAGGTGGTTTGCGGTTTCATCCTACGGTTAACCTGGATACACTGAAATTTTTAGGATTTGAACAGATCTTCAAAAATAGTTTAACTACTCTGAATATGGGCGGAGCTAAAGGTGGATCCGATTTTGATCCTAAAGGAAAATCAGATTCAGAAGTTATGCGTTTTTGCCAATCGTTTATGACAGAGTTATATCGTCATATTGGCCCGGCAACGGATGTACCGGCTGGCGATATTGGTGTGGGAAATCGAGAAATTGGTTATTTATTTGGACAGTACAAACGATTGAAAAATGAGTTTTCGGGAGTCTTAACTGGCAAGCAGCCGGCTTGGGGTGGAAGCTATTTACGACCTGAAGCTACCGGGTATGGATTGGTGTATTTTGTACAGGAGATGCTGCACACCCGGGGAACTTCGTTCAAAAATAAACGGGTAACTATATCCGGGTCTGGAAATGTAGCACAGTTTGCCGCTGAAAAAGCTATAGAGTTTGGTGCCAAAGTAGTTACTTTATCCGATTCGTCAGGAATGATTTATGATGCAAACGGACTAAACAGGGAGAAACTGAATTTTATTAAAAAGTTGAAAAACGAAAAACGAGGACGAATAAAAGAATATGCCGAAGCTTTTGACGGTGTGGAGTACCACAAAGGAAAAAAAAGCTGGATAGTTGAATGTCAAATTGCGCTGCCGTGTGCTACTCAAAATGAAGTAGATGAGAAAGATGTAGAAAAATTAGTGGAAAACGGATTAATCTGTTTAGCTGAAGGTGCCAATAAACCCTGCAGACCCGGTGCCATTCACAGATTACTCAATGAGATGATTTTGTATGGTCCCGGAAAGGCAGCAAATGCCGGAGGTGTGGCCGTATCAGGAATGGAAATGGGGCAAAACGGATCTTTTACCCGATGGAGCCGGGAAGAAGTGGAGAATCGTTTAAAAAATATAATGCAGAATATTCACGAACAGTGTGTAGAACATGGCTTAGAGGAAACATCTGGTTATGTGAATTACAAGAAAGGTGCTAACCGGGCCGGTTTCATAAAAGTAGCTGATGCTATGATACAACAGGGAATTGTTTAA
- a CDS encoding DUF2249 domain-containing protein codes for MNQITERELDVRSFIPIKRHKKLLKLFKNLPAGDSFVFINDHDPKPLFYEFRSIFGDVVDWEYLQRDPEEWKVRVTRTADSEADKDSKISTLIDLRKTDPGDWKYTIFHRYGMMLPGDKMEIRASEKPDKIHQIFQKKFKDDHTWEIKKKEKNKIIIHVTKKAENDIDSTDITVVNKFDVRPYPPAKRHDMVFEAFNELKPGEAFVFINDHDPKPLYYQMEAEYSEPFKWEYLMTLPQEWKVKVIKLERESKGSE; via the coding sequence ATGAATCAAATAACAGAACGTGAACTCGATGTACGTTCTTTCATCCCAATAAAACGCCATAAAAAACTACTTAAGCTTTTTAAAAATCTTCCGGCAGGAGACAGTTTCGTATTTATTAATGACCATGATCCGAAGCCACTTTTTTATGAATTCCGATCCATTTTTGGTGACGTTGTTGACTGGGAATACCTTCAACGCGATCCCGAAGAGTGGAAGGTTCGCGTGACACGAACAGCTGATTCGGAAGCTGATAAAGACAGCAAAATCTCTACACTGATCGATCTGCGTAAAACCGATCCAGGAGACTGGAAATATACTATTTTTCACCGCTACGGGATGATGCTTCCGGGAGACAAAATGGAAATCCGAGCTTCTGAAAAACCGGATAAAATCCATCAAATCTTTCAAAAAAAATTTAAAGATGATCACACCTGGGAAATCAAAAAGAAGGAAAAAAATAAAATCATCATTCACGTCACTAAAAAAGCCGAAAATGATATTGATTCAACTGATATCACCGTAGTTAACAAGTTTGATGTTCGTCCCTATCCTCCGGCCAAAAGACATGACATGGTATTTGAGGCATTCAATGAGCTAAAGCCGGGCGAAGCGTTTGTGTTTATCAACGATCACGATCCCAAACCTCTTTATTACCAGATGGAAGCAGAATATAGCGAACCGTTCAAATGGGAATATCTAATGACTCTTCCACAAGAATGGAAAGTAAAAGTGATAAAACTGGAGAGGGAGAGCAAAGGGTCTGAGTAA
- a CDS encoding hexameric tyrosine-coordinated heme protein, translating into MKTISLLLPIFLLVSVTNLYAQAEMESEQKDETELSLITQTPEEGFQVAVQLARKGVTTTQPNKEVLFMLRDVYSKDPDALIASSQVIAIHFQTVAAANNYWRDNKESEN; encoded by the coding sequence ATGAAAACAATATCATTACTCTTACCCATTTTTTTACTGGTGTCAGTTACTAATTTATACGCTCAGGCCGAAATGGAATCAGAGCAGAAGGATGAAACCGAACTCAGCCTGATAACCCAAACACCTGAAGAGGGATTCCAGGTAGCCGTTCAGCTTGCCCGAAAAGGAGTTACAACCACACAACCTAATAAAGAAGTCCTGTTTATGCTTCGCGATGTATACTCAAAAGACCCAGACGCACTCATTGCAAGTTCACAGGTTATTGCCATTCATTTTCAGACTGTGGCAGCAGCAAATAATTATTGGCGGGATAATAAAGAGTCCGAAAATTAA
- a CDS encoding DeoR family transcriptional regulator yields MITGSKKEILDLLKRKGILSIDEVTDQLELAKTTLREHFLQLERDGYIERKYERSGPGRPSLQYQLTKQGHRLYPSGESALMRNFLSYLKKKGEESTIEDFFEEFWDKRYEKADRLMKEHAPEDRQGRLDVLSTMLEEEGFMPEYTIDEEQSTINIRECNCPFQEVVKETRLPCRLEADFYGRLFEGDVERTSYIADGDSSCTYCIAANNN; encoded by the coding sequence ATGATTACCGGATCAAAAAAAGAGATTTTAGACCTGTTGAAGAGAAAAGGGATTCTCTCTATTGATGAAGTTACCGATCAATTAGAACTGGCAAAAACAACCCTAAGAGAACATTTTTTACAGCTTGAACGGGATGGGTATATCGAACGAAAATATGAACGATCCGGCCCCGGCAGGCCAAGCCTTCAGTACCAGTTGACGAAACAAGGACATCGTTTGTATCCGTCTGGAGAATCTGCGTTGATGCGGAATTTTCTCTCCTATCTGAAGAAGAAGGGGGAAGAGTCTACCATTGAGGATTTTTTTGAAGAATTTTGGGACAAGCGCTATGAAAAAGCAGACCGGCTGATGAAGGAACATGCCCCCGAAGACAGGCAAGGCCGATTGGATGTTTTGTCGACAATGCTCGAAGAGGAGGGTTTTATGCCGGAATACACAATTGATGAAGAACAAAGTACAATCAATATCAGGGAATGCAACTGTCCGTTCCAGGAGGTCGTCAAAGAGACCCGCCTGCCCTGCCGGCTTGAAGCAGATTTTTACGGAAGGCTATTTGAGGGAGATGTGGAACGCACCTCCTACATTGCTGATGGGGACTCCTCATGTACGTATTGTATAGCTGCGAACAACAATTAA
- a CDS encoding DUF3470 domain-containing protein, translating to MSVKEESPMAYVVTEPCIKCKYTNCAAVCPVDAFREGPNFLTIDPFDCIDCDACVPECPVEAIYPDDEVPEVWEDYIDLNEKLAEEWDDRVINETKDPLPEADEWAEVENKHELLVEEWS from the coding sequence TTGAGTGTAAAGGAGGAATCTCCAATGGCATATGTAGTAACCGAACCTTGCATTAAATGCAAATATACCAACTGTGCGGCCGTTTGCCCGGTGGATGCCTTCCGGGAAGGGCCGAATTTTCTGACAATCGATCCCTTCGATTGTATCGATTGTGATGCCTGTGTGCCCGAATGTCCCGTGGAGGCGATCTATCCTGATGATGAAGTACCCGAAGTGTGGGAGGATTATATCGATCTGAATGAAAAACTGGCTGAGGAGTGGGATGACCGTGTTATCAATGAAACGAAAGATCCTCTGCCTGAGGCTGACGAGTGGGCCGAAGTTGAAAACAAACATGAGCTCTTAGTTGAAGAATGGTCATAG
- a CDS encoding metal-sulfur cluster assembly factor, with amino-acid sequence MDSIEINRQDIVQKLREVIDPELGVNIVDLGLVYGIYREGDKIVVEYTVTTPGCPMRRYLQQKVEKTLNRLDAVEDFETRLVWEPEWSVDMIVPDVEFFSVPPPQLNQQ; translated from the coding sequence ATGGATTCGATTGAAATCAACAGACAAGATATTGTACAAAAGCTTCGCGAAGTCATTGATCCGGAGCTGGGAGTGAATATCGTAGATCTTGGTCTTGTTTACGGCATATACCGGGAAGGGGATAAAATTGTGGTGGAATATACGGTTACAACACCGGGCTGCCCCATGCGGCGATACTTACAGCAAAAGGTGGAAAAAACTTTAAACAGGTTAGATGCTGTTGAAGATTTTGAAACACGACTGGTTTGGGAACCTGAGTGGTCTGTGGATATGATTGTTCCCGATGTCGAATTCTTTTCTGTTCCACCACCTCAACTTAATCAACAGTAA